In Candidatus Binatia bacterium, the genomic window GCCCTCGAGGACCTTGATCGCCTCGCGAACCGAGGTCCGATTTACCTGGAACTCCTCCGCCAGCTCGCGCTCCGGAGGGAGCTTCTCGCCGGCCACGAAGCGGCCGTCGAAGATCGCATCCCGGAGCTGATCGGCGACGTCCTCGTGGAGGCGTCGGCGGGCGGGCGGCTTGAAGGACACTACCTTCGGCGCGGTCTCGTTATTTGCTGGTCCCGTGCCCAAGATTGATCCAGTGTCTCATTGGTCCAACCAATTGTCAACATCCGATCGTGGGAAACGGTGCCCGTTCGACGTCGAACCTGCCCCTGTATCTGTGAAAGCGATCAGGCTCAGCGCAGGCCGAGGCGACGGAAGACCTTGGCGCACACGGTCGGCCGGTCAGTCATGATCCCGTCGACGCCCAGGCCGAGCAGGCGCTCGATCTCATCCACCTCATCGATCGTCCAGACGTGGACCTCGACGCTCGCGGCGTGCGCCACCTCGACGAACTCCTTGGTGACGAGCGGTTGATCGAGGAAGGTGGGCGGCACCTGGAACGCGATTCCGCGGGGCTGGTAGTCGCCGAGCCGGCCTTTGGCCCACAGGTCGAGGAACTCCGCCCCATCCTCCAGGGAGGTCCCGCTGCACACGTCGGGTGCCGCGACCCGGATCCGCTCCATGATCACGCCGTGCTCCGCTGCGAGCAGAACCTGCTTTCGAGCGGAAAAACGGTCGATCACGGCGAGGACCTCCGCTTCGATCTGCGGCTCGTCCTGCTTGATCTCGATATTGAGCGGCACGCCCGGAAAGGCCTCGAACACTTCGGCCAGCGTCGGAATCCGAACGCCCCGGCCCGCGAACGACGCCGTGCCATCGCCCGCTCGGAACTGCGCCCCGGCGT contains:
- a CDS encoding glycerophosphodiester phosphodiesterase encodes the protein MDYVDGPKPRFFAHRGGALEAPENTIEAFTAGMTAGADRLELDVHATAGGEVVVLHDETVDRTTDGTGPVRSKTLAEVRELDAGAQFRAGDGTASFAGRGVRIPTLAEVFEAFPGVPLNIEIKQDEPQIEAEVLAVIDRFSARKQVLLAAEHGVIMERIRVAAPDVCSGTSLEDGAEFLDLWAKGRLGDYQPRGIAFQVPPTFLDQPLVTKEFVEVAHAASVEVHVWTIDEVDEIERLLGLGVDGIMTDRPTVCAKVFRRLGLR